The proteins below are encoded in one region of Engystomops pustulosus chromosome 8, aEngPut4.maternal, whole genome shotgun sequence:
- the LOC140076234 gene encoding hemoglobin subunit beta-2-like, whose amino-acid sequence MVHWTAEEKTALTSVWSKVNVEQDGHDALSRLLVVYPWTQRYFSSFGNLSNVTAINGNAKVKAHGKKVLTAVGSAIQHLDSVKHHLAALSKSHAQELHVDPENFKRLGEVLVIVLATKLGSAFTPQVQAAWEKFINVLVAALSHGYF is encoded by the exons ATGGTTCACTGGACTGCCGAAGAGAAAACCGCTCTGACTTCTGTATGGAGCAAAGTCAATGTGGAACAGGATGGTCATGATGCTCTGAGCAG GCTGCTCGTTGTGTACCCCTGGACCCAGAGATACTTCAGCTCTTTCGGAAACCTCTCCAATGTCACCGCCATCAATGGCAATGCCAAGGTGAAGGCTCATGGCAAGAAGGTGCTGACAGCTGTTGGCAGTGCCATCCAGCACCTGGATAGTGTGAAACATCACCTGGCTGCCCTCAGCAAGTCCCATGCCCAGGAGCTCCATGTGGACCCCGAAAACTTCAAG CGTCTGGGAGAAGTCCTGGTCATCGTCTTGGCCACCAAGTTGGGATCTGCCTTCACCCCTCAGGTCCAGGCTGCCTGGGAGAAGTTCATCAATGTCCTGGTGGCTGCTCTGAGCCACGGATATTTCTAA